In Streptomyces sp. NBC_00704, a genomic segment contains:
- a CDS encoding FAD-dependent monooxygenase, whose translation MRIAIIGAGPGGLYTAALVKRLRPGSEIDVWEVNAPDVTFGFGVVFSEGALGGIEAADPPLFAALGAECAHWSRIDVHHRGRTSRNGGYRFSAIGRRALLALLRARCADLGVTLRHGTRAPDADELARTYDLVVAADGVNSASRETRREEFGTETARRGSRYLWLGTERAFTALTFAVAETDHGTLHAHAYPYAPGLSTFIAEVDDRVWEAAGFTEGDAGEPDASGRSDTDRLADLFADVLDGHDLRTNRSRWGRFVSVRNRRWSHGRIALLGDSAHTTHFSVGSGTRLAMEDALALALALDEHGSVPEALAAYEAERLPEVAAMQRTARTSQEWFEELDRYADLQPDAFNAHLITRSGRLTRDDLASWSPDRVERVRERFARADRGPRGAAVR comes from the coding sequence ATGCGAATCGCGATCATCGGAGCCGGGCCCGGCGGCCTCTACACGGCCGCGCTCGTCAAACGGCTGCGCCCCGGAAGCGAGATCGACGTCTGGGAGGTGAACGCCCCCGACGTGACCTTCGGCTTCGGCGTGGTCTTCTCCGAGGGGGCGCTCGGCGGCATCGAGGCGGCCGACCCCCCGCTGTTCGCCGCGCTCGGCGCCGAGTGCGCCCACTGGTCGAGGATCGACGTCCACCACCGGGGCCGCACCTCGCGCAACGGCGGTTACCGCTTCTCGGCGATCGGCCGCCGCGCCCTGCTCGCCCTGCTGCGCGCCCGCTGCGCCGACCTCGGCGTCACCCTCCGCCACGGCACCCGCGCCCCCGACGCGGACGAGTTGGCCCGCACGTACGACCTGGTGGTGGCCGCCGACGGCGTCAACTCCGCATCCCGCGAAACCCGTCGGGAGGAATTCGGCACCGAGACCGCCCGGCGCGGCTCGCGCTATCTGTGGCTCGGCACGGAGCGAGCCTTCACCGCCCTGACCTTCGCCGTCGCCGAGACCGACCACGGCACCCTGCACGCGCACGCCTACCCCTACGCCCCCGGCCTCAGCACCTTCATCGCCGAGGTCGACGACCGGGTGTGGGAGGCGGCCGGCTTCACCGAGGGCGACGCCGGTGAGCCGGACGCCTCCGGCAGGAGCGACACGGACCGGCTCGCGGACCTCTTCGCCGACGTCCTGGACGGCCACGACCTGCGCACCAACCGGTCGCGCTGGGGCCGATTCGTCTCCGTCCGCAACCGGCGCTGGAGCCACGGCCGCATCGCCCTCCTCGGCGACAGCGCGCACACCACGCACTTCTCCGTCGGCTCGGGCACCCGGCTCGCCATGGAGGACGCCCTCGCGCTCGCCCTGGCCCTGGACGAGCACGGGTCGGTGCCGGAGGCGCTCGCCGCCTACGAGGCCGAACGTCTGCCGGAGGTCGCGGCCATGCAGCGCACCGCGCGCACCAGCCAGGAGTGGTTCGAGGAACTGGACCGGTACGCCGACCTCCAACCGGACGCGTTCAACGCCCATCTGATCACCCGCAGCGGCCGCCTCACCCGCGACGACCTCGCGTCCTGGTCCCCGGACCGCGTCGAGCGGGTCCGGGAGCGCTTCGCGCGCGCCGACCGCGGCCCGCGCGGGGCCGCCGTCCGCTGA
- a CDS encoding tautomerase family protein has product MPLIRVTLLEGRSPQEVAALGEALTAAAHETLGTPVEAVRVIVEETKPERWFVGGRSVTERRASPS; this is encoded by the coding sequence ATGCCCCTCATCCGCGTCACCCTGCTGGAGGGCCGCTCGCCGCAGGAGGTGGCCGCCCTAGGTGAGGCGCTCACCGCGGCGGCGCACGAGACCCTCGGCACCCCGGTGGAGGCCGTCCGGGTGATCGTGGAGGAGACGAAGCCGGAGCGCTGGTTCGTGGGCGGCCGGTCGGTGACCGAGCGGCGTGCCTCACCTTCGTGA
- a CDS encoding excinuclease ABC subunit UvrA: protein MAAHRKNHRGDFIVLGEARQNNLKGVDLRIPKGKLTVFTGVSGSGKSSVVFDTLAIESQRQLNETLPAFVRHRMPKYERPDAGAMENLSTAIVVDQRQVGGNARSTVGTMTEILPMLRVLFSRAGTPGAGPSHMYSPNDPRGMCEECQGLGTTVRLELDKLLDEDKSLNEGAIRFPSFAVGTFQWQLYGESGLFDPDKRLRDFSAEDRELLLHGKGFTVDRTGRNGVYKNEYEGVVERFTRRYITPGLDNAKSKERAEIERVVTQGPCPVCNGGRLNEAALASRIDGDNIADFSAMEITDLIERLARIDAPAVKPVVAGARAALERIQAVGLGYLSLERQTRTLSGGEAQRLKMVRHLGSSLTGLTYIFDEPSVGLHPRDVRRMNDILLALRDKGNTVLVVEHDRDVIAIADHVVDMGPGAGRDGGEVTFEGTPAALRRSATVTGKQLRSVTGLKEEVRSPTGELTVRRAKLHNLQDVTVGFPTGVLTAVTGVAGSGKSTLVSKVFTAQHPDAVVIDQSSVGISARSNPATYTDIMDSLRQRFARASGEKPGLFSFNSEGACPQCGGKGVIETDLAFMDPVTTVCEACDGRRFNDEALRHTVGGRTVVDVLAMTAEEASDFFDDAPVRRKLALLTEVGLGYLTLGQPLSTLSGGERQRLKLAHRLKETGTVYVFDEPTTGLHMSDTRRLLDLFDRLVDAGNTVLVIEHDLDVVKHADWVVDLGPEAGSQGGRVVFEGTPAELARAKDSHTGRSLAADLRTAHEHSSS from the coding sequence ATGGCCGCTCACCGGAAGAACCACCGTGGGGACTTCATCGTGCTGGGCGAGGCCCGGCAGAACAATCTCAAGGGCGTCGACCTGCGCATCCCCAAGGGGAAGCTGACCGTCTTCACCGGGGTCTCCGGGTCGGGGAAGTCCTCCGTGGTCTTCGACACGCTGGCGATCGAGTCGCAGCGCCAGCTCAACGAGACCCTGCCGGCCTTCGTCCGTCACCGGATGCCCAAGTACGAACGGCCGGACGCGGGGGCGATGGAGAACCTCTCCACGGCGATCGTCGTCGACCAGCGGCAGGTCGGTGGCAACGCCCGCTCCACGGTCGGCACGATGACCGAGATCCTGCCCATGCTGCGGGTGCTGTTCTCCCGCGCGGGCACGCCCGGCGCGGGCCCCTCGCACATGTACTCGCCGAACGACCCGCGCGGCATGTGCGAGGAGTGCCAGGGCCTCGGCACGACGGTCCGTCTGGAGCTCGACAAGCTGCTCGACGAGGACAAGAGCCTCAACGAGGGGGCCATCCGCTTCCCGTCCTTCGCGGTCGGCACCTTCCAGTGGCAGCTGTACGGCGAGTCCGGGCTCTTCGACCCCGACAAGCGGTTACGCGACTTCTCCGCCGAGGACCGCGAACTGCTGCTGCACGGCAAGGGGTTCACCGTCGACCGGACGGGCCGCAACGGCGTGTACAAGAACGAGTACGAGGGCGTCGTCGAGCGCTTCACCCGCCGGTACATCACCCCCGGCCTCGACAACGCCAAGAGCAAGGAGCGCGCGGAGATCGAGCGGGTGGTGACCCAGGGCCCCTGCCCCGTCTGCAACGGCGGACGGCTCAACGAGGCCGCCCTCGCCTCCCGCATCGACGGCGACAACATCGCGGACTTCTCGGCCATGGAGATCACCGACCTGATCGAGCGGCTGGCCCGCATCGACGCGCCCGCCGTCAAGCCGGTGGTGGCGGGTGCGCGGGCCGCGCTGGAGCGCATCCAGGCGGTCGGGCTCGGATATCTGAGCCTCGAACGGCAGACCAGGACGCTGTCCGGCGGCGAGGCCCAGCGGCTCAAGATGGTGCGCCACCTGGGCAGCAGCCTGACCGGACTGACGTACATCTTCGACGAGCCCAGCGTCGGCCTGCACCCGCGGGACGTGCGACGGATGAACGACATCCTGCTCGCCCTGCGCGACAAGGGGAACACCGTGCTGGTCGTCGAGCACGACCGCGACGTCATCGCGATCGCCGACCACGTGGTCGACATGGGCCCCGGGGCCGGCCGCGACGGCGGCGAGGTGACCTTCGAGGGCACCCCGGCGGCGCTGCGCCGCTCCGCCACGGTGACCGGCAAGCAACTGCGGAGCGTGACCGGGCTCAAGGAGGAGGTCCGCTCCCCCACCGGCGAACTGACCGTGCGGAGGGCGAAGCTGCACAACCTGCAAGACGTCACGGTCGGCTTCCCCACCGGGGTGCTCACCGCGGTGACGGGCGTCGCCGGCTCCGGCAAGAGCACCCTCGTGTCGAAGGTGTTCACCGCCCAGCACCCCGACGCCGTCGTCATCGACCAGTCCTCGGTGGGGATCTCCGCGCGGTCCAACCCGGCGACGTACACCGACATCATGGACAGTTTGCGGCAGCGGTTCGCGCGCGCCTCGGGCGAAAAGCCGGGACTGTTCAGCTTCAACTCCGAGGGCGCCTGCCCGCAGTGCGGCGGCAAGGGCGTCATCGAGACCGACCTGGCCTTCATGGACCCGGTCACCACGGTGTGCGAGGCGTGCGACGGCCGCCGGTTCAACGACGAGGCGCTGCGGCACACCGTGGGCGGCCGGACGGTCGTCGACGTCCTGGCCATGACCGCCGAGGAGGCGTCGGACTTCTTCGACGACGCGCCCGTACGCCGCAAGCTGGCCCTCCTCACCGAGGTCGGGCTGGGCTACCTCACCCTGGGCCAGCCCCTGTCCACGCTTTCCGGCGGCGAGCGGCAGCGGCTCAAGCTGGCGCACCGCCTGAAGGAGACCGGCACCGTCTACGTCTTCGACGAGCCGACCACCGGTCTGCACATGAGCGACACGCGCCGGCTGCTGGACCTGTTCGACCGCCTCGTGGACGCCGGCAACACGGTGCTGGTGATCGAGCACGACCTCGACGTCGTCAAGCACGCCGACTGGGTCGTCGACCTCGGCCCGGAGGCGGGCAGCCAGGGCGGCCGGGTGGTGTTCGAGGGCACCCCCGCCGAGCTGGCCCGGGCGAAGGACTCGCACACCGGCCGCAGTCTCGCGGCGGACCTGCGCACCGCCCATGAGCACAGCTCGTCCTGA
- a CDS encoding gamma-glutamyltransferase family protein, translating into MLFRPELHGTRGAVASTHWLASQTGMSMLDRGGNAFDAATAAAFVIQVVEPHLNGPGGDVPILAHRSGTGSVDVVCGQGPMPAAATPEAFTERGLAVVPGSGLLPAVVPGAFGAWLRLLKEYGTLPLEDVLEPAIGYAEHGYPVLPKCAAMIGALTELFRDTWTESGRTYLRGGVAPRAGERVTNPALARTYRRLVAEAKASGRDREGQIDAATEAFYTGFVAEAVDTYVTKAEEMDSTGRRNSGLLTGADLGAWRPRVERPVSLTHRDLTVHKAGPWSQGPVFLQQLALLADADLAATGPESSEYVHTVVEAAKLAFADREAWYGDPDHADVPVGALLDPAYTATRRALLGAEASHELRPGRPGGREPLLPPLHDESAAPADPAWLGELEQGIPAIMKLTAATGDTCCVSVTDAAGNMVVATPSGGWLKSSPVVPGLGFPLGTRGQMATLTPGHPNTVAPGKRPRTTLSPTLVLRDGRPYLAFGTPGGDQQDQWTLSFFLHHTEHGLGPQAAIEARTFHTDHVPTSFAPRRFRPGTVVLEGGWPAAEVEALRRRGHQVDLVPDYSLSKVCATGLTADGLVLGAASPRGAQAYAVAG; encoded by the coding sequence GTGCTCTTCCGACCGGAACTGCACGGCACCCGCGGTGCCGTCGCCTCCACCCACTGGCTGGCCTCCCAGACGGGCATGTCCATGCTGGACCGCGGCGGCAACGCCTTCGACGCCGCGACCGCCGCCGCCTTCGTCATCCAGGTGGTGGAACCGCATCTCAACGGGCCGGGCGGCGACGTCCCGATCCTCGCCCACCGCTCGGGGACCGGCTCGGTCGACGTCGTCTGCGGGCAGGGCCCGATGCCGGCCGCGGCGACGCCGGAGGCCTTCACCGAACGGGGTCTGGCCGTCGTCCCCGGTTCCGGACTGCTGCCCGCCGTCGTCCCCGGCGCCTTCGGCGCCTGGCTCCGCCTGCTCAAGGAGTACGGCACGCTGCCCCTGGAGGACGTGCTGGAACCCGCCATCGGCTATGCCGAGCACGGCTACCCGGTGCTGCCCAAGTGCGCCGCCATGATCGGCGCGCTCACGGAGCTGTTCCGCGACACCTGGACGGAGTCGGGCCGCACCTACCTGCGGGGCGGGGTCGCCCCGCGCGCCGGGGAGCGGGTCACCAACCCGGCGCTCGCGCGCACCTACCGGCGGCTGGTCGCCGAGGCGAAGGCGTCCGGCCGGGACCGCGAGGGACAGATCGACGCGGCGACGGAGGCGTTCTACACCGGCTTCGTCGCGGAGGCCGTCGACACCTATGTCACCAAGGCCGAGGAGATGGACTCCACGGGCCGCCGCAACAGCGGCCTGCTCACCGGCGCGGACCTCGGGGCGTGGCGACCGCGTGTGGAGCGTCCTGTGAGCCTCACCCACCGGGACCTCACCGTGCACAAGGCGGGCCCCTGGTCGCAGGGCCCCGTCTTCCTCCAGCAGCTCGCCCTGCTGGCCGACGCCGACCTCGCCGCGACCGGCCCGGAGAGCTCGGAGTACGTCCACACGGTGGTCGAGGCCGCCAAGCTCGCCTTCGCCGACCGCGAGGCCTGGTACGGCGACCCGGACCACGCCGACGTCCCCGTCGGCGCCCTGCTGGACCCGGCCTACACCGCCACGCGGCGGGCGCTGCTCGGCGCGGAAGCCTCCCACGAGCTGCGGCCGGGACGGCCCGGCGGGCGCGAGCCGCTGCTGCCGCCGCTGCACGACGAGAGCGCCGCGCCCGCCGACCCGGCCTGGCTGGGCGAGCTGGAGCAGGGCATCCCGGCGATCATGAAGCTGACCGCGGCGACCGGCGACACCTGCTGCGTGAGCGTCACCGACGCCGCGGGCAACATGGTGGTGGCGACGCCCAGCGGCGGCTGGCTGAAGAGTTCCCCGGTGGTGCCGGGGCTGGGCTTCCCACTGGGTACCCGGGGACAGATGGCGACCCTCACCCCCGGCCACCCCAACACGGTGGCGCCCGGCAAACGTCCGCGGACCACGCTGAGCCCGACCTTGGTCCTGCGGGACGGCCGGCCGTACCTGGCGTTCGGGACGCCGGGCGGCGACCAGCAGGACCAGTGGACGCTCAGCTTCTTCCTGCACCACACCGAGCACGGGCTGGGTCCGCAGGCGGCGATCGAGGCGCGCACCTTCCACACCGACCACGTGCCCACCTCCTTCGCCCCGCGCCGGTTCCGGCCGGGCACCGTCGTCCTGGAGGGCGGTTGGCCCGCGGCGGAGGTCGAGGCGCTCCGGCGGCGCGGTCACCAGGTGGACCTGGTGCCCGACTACTCGCTCAGCAAGGTGTGCGCCACCGGGCTGACCGCCGACGGGCTGGTTCTCGGTGCGGCGAGTCCACGCGGCGCGCAGGCGTACGCGGTCGCGGGGTAG
- a CDS encoding PhzF family phenazine biosynthesis protein, whose protein sequence is MIAYEIVDMFTDTPYGGCALGVVPDAAALSTADMLAVARETALTETAFVVPPALPGSTYGVRVMTPDGESPYGGHSAVGTASALVRAGRLAAGKAVQECGGRQLAVTAGADGSTLSVAGEPLLRPEWDPGPLLTACGLTDTDLTGTPRLTGFGPAFHVLPVGAKALTRAAADLTDPVWADCPDAVLVAWDQAGRTARVRVFAPGYGMPEDPACASAALGLGAWLAEEKALPGADGRHAYQVRQGEGLGRPATLSCTVDLTEGRASAATVHGRVTVTASGRMTPPGRP, encoded by the coding sequence TTGATCGCGTACGAGATCGTCGACATGTTCACGGACACCCCGTACGGCGGCTGCGCCCTCGGCGTCGTCCCCGACGCGGCGGCGCTCTCCACGGCGGACATGCTGGCCGTCGCCCGCGAGACCGCCCTGACGGAGACGGCGTTCGTGGTGCCGCCGGCCCTGCCGGGGTCGACGTACGGAGTGCGGGTGATGACCCCGGACGGGGAGTCGCCGTACGGCGGGCACAGCGCGGTGGGCACCGCGAGCGCGCTCGTGCGCGCCGGGCGGCTCGCGGCCGGGAAGGCGGTGCAGGAGTGCGGCGGCAGGCAACTCGCCGTGACCGCCGGGGCCGACGGCTCCACCCTGTCCGTCGCGGGCGAGCCGCTGCTGCGGCCCGAATGGGACCCCGGCCCGCTGCTCACGGCGTGCGGCCTGACGGACACCGATCTGACGGGCACTCCACGTCTGACCGGCTTCGGACCGGCGTTCCACGTCCTGCCGGTGGGCGCGAAGGCCCTCACGCGCGCCGCGGCCGACCTGACCGACCCGGTCTGGGCGGACTGCCCGGACGCGGTGCTCGTCGCCTGGGACCAGGCCGGCCGCACCGCCCGCGTCCGCGTGTTCGCCCCCGGTTACGGCATGCCCGAGGACCCGGCCTGCGCCTCCGCCGCGCTGGGGCTCGGCGCCTGGCTCGCCGAGGAGAAGGCGCTCCCCGGCGCCGACGGCCGCCACGCCTACCAGGTCCGTCAGGGCGAGGGCCTCGGCCGCCCGGCCACCCTCTCCTGCACCGTCGACCTCACAGAGGGCCGGGCCAGCGCCGCCACGGTCCACGGCCGGGTCACCGTCACCGCCTCCGGCCGGATGACACCCCCCGGACGCCCCTGA
- a CDS encoding LLM class flavin-dependent oxidoreductase, whose protein sequence is MRHGVVILPERRWSRAREQWVLAERLGFDHAWTYDQLMWRWLRDEPWFACVPTLAAAAAVTSRITLGTMVATPTYRHPVTLAKEVMSLEDVAGGRFVCGLGAGAGGLDDRVVDPTERTPRERADRFAEFVEALDLLLTERSASYAGEHYAFDGVPVNPGCLTRPRVPFAVAATGPRGMRLAARRADTWVTAGPPGRFDALPYEKALPDIARQLDELDAACEATGRDPATLDRLLLTGALVGGVLESVESYRDAVGRFGELGVTDLVVHWPRASFPYEGDPLLLEAVAQEVLLPGREAAARTGPVSPRPGGAPGGEGERR, encoded by the coding sequence GTGCGGCACGGAGTGGTGATCCTGCCCGAGCGGCGCTGGTCGCGGGCGCGCGAGCAGTGGGTCCTGGCCGAGCGGCTGGGCTTCGACCACGCCTGGACCTACGACCAGCTGATGTGGCGGTGGCTGCGGGACGAGCCCTGGTTCGCCTGTGTCCCCACCCTGGCCGCCGCCGCGGCCGTCACCTCGCGGATCACGCTGGGCACGATGGTCGCCACGCCCACCTACCGCCATCCGGTGACGCTGGCCAAGGAGGTGATGTCGCTGGAGGACGTCGCCGGAGGCCGATTCGTCTGCGGACTGGGCGCGGGGGCGGGCGGCCTGGACGACCGGGTGGTGGACCCCACCGAGCGGACCCCGCGCGAGCGCGCCGACCGGTTCGCCGAGTTCGTCGAGGCGCTGGACCTCCTGCTCACCGAGCGGAGCGCCTCGTACGCGGGCGAGCACTACGCCTTCGACGGCGTGCCGGTGAACCCCGGCTGCCTGACACGGCCGCGCGTGCCGTTCGCCGTCGCCGCGACCGGGCCGCGCGGGATGCGGCTCGCAGCGCGGCGGGCGGACACCTGGGTGACGGCCGGTCCGCCCGGGCGCTTCGACGCCCTGCCCTACGAGAAGGCGCTGCCCGACATCGCCCGGCAGCTGGACGAGCTCGACGCCGCGTGCGAGGCGACCGGCCGTGACCCGGCCACGCTGGACCGGCTGCTGCTGACCGGCGCCCTGGTCGGCGGGGTGCTCGAATCCGTCGAGTCGTACCGGGACGCGGTGGGCCGCTTCGGCGAGCTGGGCGTCACCGACCTGGTCGTGCACTGGCCGCGCGCGTCGTTCCCGTACGAGGGCGACCCGCTTTTGCTGGAGGCCGTCGCGCAGGAGGTGCTGCTCCCCGGACGGGAGGCGGCTGCGCGGACCGGGCCCGTGTCACCCCGGCCGGGCGGCGCCCCCGGTGGCGAAGGAGAGCGACGTTGA